CGACGCTGGAAGCCGAGAAGGCACGTTCTGTGAACCCGGTGCGCGTGAGTTGTACGAATGGCGCCTTTGGCGACGAGCCCAGAGGTATTTCCACGCCTGCCCGCCAGGTGGCTCGGACCGCCGCGCTCTCGTCCACTGGGACTTTTCTTCGTTGGTTCACTCGCGGATCGTAAGCAACAATCGCTCCGAGCCCCCCGACAAGGCGAAGCGGCCAGCCCACTCGTGGAGCCACGCTGCCCTCCAACGCTAGGCCGCTCATCCAAGTGGGAAACACGCCATCAGGTAGGCAACCGTTGCCGACCGGATGACACAGGTCGATGCCATCGACGAGGAAGATCCCACGGGTCAGTGACGCGAGTGCACGTAACGAGAATAGCGTCGCCAGTTGGCGCTCTACACCCAACACGAGGCCGACTGTTCCGATGCCACCTTCCGGGTGTGCCGTTCGCAGACCGCCTACGGTAAGCCCCGCCACAACTACGGTACGAGGCACTCTCTCCTGGGCATCAGACGTCCCAGGTGATAGCGAGAGCGCAATGCCACTTACCACCGCGACAACAGGCCACAGATCGCGCATGGTACCCTCTCAGGATGCGAGGTTAGAAGCCACAGGTCGGATTCCCCGCCGACACAGACACTGCGCGTGAGTCAACTGAACCGCCCCGGGCTCCGTGGAGGCTCGGTGAGTTGAGTCTCACCGCCCCGGTGTGGCCGGTGAGGGTCTCGTGATACATCGCCTCGAACTCTGCGGGGGGAACATAGCTCAGCGGTTCCAGCAAGCGCTGCGTGTTGAACCAGCCGACCCATTCCAGCGTCGCCAACTCCCCGTCATCAAAGCGGCGCCACGGGCCACGCCGCCGGATGACTTCCGTCTCGCACCAGCCGATCACCGACTCCGCCAGCGCGTTGTCGTAGGCGTCGCCGACGCTGCCGACCGAGGGGGCCGCCCCGGCCTCCGCCAGGCGCTCGGTGTAGCGCATGGACGGTCAAGGATCACCCACTTCTGCGCAGTTGGCGATCGCCAAGTGTTACGCACCAGGTTTGCTCGATCTCTTGGGAGCATCACCTCCTGACGGGGCGGGCGGCTCGCCGGCCTCGCGCTCCGCTTCCCGCACCCAGCGGCGCAGGGTCTCGTTTGTGCACCCCAGCTTCGGGGCAATCGCACAAATCGTCGCCCATTGCGACGCATGCTGCGGCGTCTGCTCCCGGACCAGCCGGATAACGCGCTGGCGCACCTCAGGACTGAACCGCTGCTGCCGTTTCGATGTGCTCATGGCTCCAATCTCTCACAGAGTGGAGCCTCCAGTAATCCCGGCGCGGTTCATTCCTTGCGCGCGACGGCCGCCATCAACGCGCTCGATCACGAGGCGGATATCGCCACGGTACTGGAGTGGCTGGGGCACGCGAACATCGCGACCACGCGCCGGTACGACCGGCGGAAGACACGCTCCGTGGACAGTCCGACGTTCAAGGTCCGCTACTAATTCAGAGCCCTTCGCAGCGACGCTCCAAGGCTGATGGCGAGAAAAGCACGGAGCGCACCACGAGCACACGCAGCACGCCGGTAACCCGGAGCACCACCAGTACGTCCAACTCGTTGCACCGCCACGAGTGCCCTGGTCGCATCCCCGATCGGTGGGGGCGCTGCTCCACCAGCCGTATCCAGGACGTGGGAGCGACGTTGCGATGGGCGCGCCCCAGAGTCGCGGCGAAGCGAGGAGGTGACGGTGTCGATGACTTCCCTGAATCACTCGCCGATGACGACGACCAGCCGTTCTGAGGTCAACCAGACGTCGCCAATTGCGAAGCGATTCCGCCAACACACCGGTGCGGATGACGGGGGCGCCCCCCCGTCGTCCGGTACCCGTTCCCTCCGCCTACACCGCGTCGCTCAAGCTGGTGAACGCGAACTCCCGCGTGCGGATGGCGGGGACGACGATCGCTTGCCCCGTGTTCCCGCTCTCGCTCGCACTCACGCGGATCGCGCGCGACATCGCCTCCAGGTTGTTCAGCATGAACACGGGCGACTCGTTGAAGCGGAAGTTCTTCACCGCCTTGGTGATCTTCCCCTTCTCCACCAGGAAGGTCCCGTCGCGCGTGAGCCCGGTGTACAGCACCGTGCGCGGGTCCACCGGCCGGATGTACCAGAAGCGCGTAACCAGGATCCCGCGCTCGGTCCCGGCGATGAGCTCCTCGAGCGACTGGTCACCGCCCATCATCTTGAGCCCGGCCCCGCCTCCACCGAAGCCGCCGAAGCCGCCGCCACCACCCCCCGTGTTGGCCTCCTTCCCCTGCTTCTGCGCCCAGTAGCGGTCGTAGGCCAGGTTCTTCACGACGCCATTCTCGATCCAGACCGTGCGCTTGAGCGGGAGCCCGTCAGCCGCAAAGGTGTTGGTGCCGATATCGGGATCGAGCGGGTCGGAAACGAGCGTGACCCGCTCGTCCATCACCTTCATCCCGATCTTGTTCCCCCCGCCCTGCTTCGTGAAGAAGGACCGCCCCTCGTCGGCGTTGCGGGCGTTCATCGCCCCCAGTAGCAGCTGCACGAGGTTCCCCACCGCGGTGGGCTCGAGGATCACGGTGTAGCGCCCCGGCTCGATCGCCACCGCGTTCTGCGACGCGCGCGCCTTCTGGATCGCCGTCGCGCCCAGCGCCCTGGCGTCGATCTTCGACCAATCCCAGTGCGCCGCTCCGCCCCACCCCGACCCCTGCCCGTCTGGGGTGCGGACGGTGGTGGTGAGCACCGCCTCGGTGGTGCGCGAATACGCGAACAGTCCCTTGTTGTTGGCGATCGCCAGCGCCGTCCCGCGCGACTCGATGTACCCCGTCGACACCAACCCCGCGCCGCGCGCCGGCTCGGTGATCGTCCGGATCGCACCGGCCCGCGCCACCGGGTCGAGGAGCGCCGTGGCGTCGCTCCACCCCGCGGACTCCGCATATTCCTGGGGCCCGAGCTCCGGCATGGCCTCCGGGTCCTCGGGCGACAGGCGCGCCAGCTTCTCGGAGTTGGCCACCACCTGCCGCAGCGCCGCATCATCCAGCTTGTTGGTCGTCGCCGTCGCGCTCCGCTTCCCGTACGTGCTGAGCACGGTGACGACCGTGTCGAAGTTGTCGCCCGCGGTCGAGATCTGGTTCACCGCAAAGCGCGAGTTGGCGCGCGCCGCGCTCCGGATCGTGACGCGCGTGGCGTCGGCGGTCGCGAACGACAGCACCCGCTTGGCCAGCGCCTGCGCCTCGTCGCGCGACAGGATGGGCGCCCCCTCGACGTACAACGAACGCGGCGCGCTCATCCCTGCCTCCCGGTGTTGATGACGTTGACCTGGCGATGGCGCGTCGGGATGCACCCGTGCGACACGGCGTTGGACTGCGACGGCTGCCCCTTGGCGTCGCCGAAGGCACCGCACAGTTGGTAACTCTTCGGCCCGCCGATCATGTCCATCGACGCCCAGAACTCCGGCGTGCGAATCTGGTAGGCCACGTCCTTCAACATCCCCGTGATCTTCCCCCCGCGAATCTCGTAGAACAGCTGGCCGCCGAACTGCGCGTTGTAGCGCTGCTGGTCGATCGAGAACGACCCGTCGCCCACGATCGCGATCCCGCGATCCGTCGCCGCGATGATGTCCTCGAACGAGCGCTCCTCCTTCCCCGGCACCATCGAGACGTTCGGCATGCGCTCGAACTGCACGTCGGCCCAGCTCTGCGCATAGCTGCACCCCTGCGAGCGGGTCGCCCGCCCCTTCTGCTTGTCCCACCACTCCAGGAATGGGGCCTGCATGCGCGTGATCGCGTGGTAATTCACCAGGATCCCCTTCTCGATGATCATGAAGTCCTCGGGCTGCTGCCCCTCGTCGTCCCACCCGCACGCCGAGAGCGAGCCCACCTGCGAGCGATCGCCACGAACGTTCATGAGCTCCGAGCCGAACTTGAGCTTGCCCAGCGCCTTCTCCGGCGGCGCCGCGAACGACGTCCCGGCATAGTTGGCCTCGTAGCCCAAGGCGCGATCGAGCTCGGTGGGATGGGCGCACGCCTCGTGCACCGTCAGCCACAAGTGCGTCGGGTCCAGCACCAGGTCGTAGCGCCCCACCTCGACCGGCTTGGCCGACAGCTTCTCCACCGCCTGCTCGGCCCACTTGGCCGCATTCACCACCAGGTTGGCGTCGGTCACGTGCTCGTAGCCGAGCCCCTTGGGCTGGATGTCGGTGGACTGGCGTGACTGGAAGTCGGTGAAGTCGCTCGACACCGCCGTCACCGTCAGCGACGGCTGCGCCCGGTAGATGGTCTGGACGGTGTACGTCCCGTCGGTGTTGGCGTAGGTCTTCTCCTCGCGCAGGAAGAACATGCTGGAGGTGCAGAAGCGCGCCCCCTTCACCTTGAGCGCCGCCTCGTTGGCCGCCAGGAGCAACTGCGCCTTCTCCTCGATGGGGACGTCGAACGGGTCCACCTTGATCGGCGACTTCCAGCGCCCGTCGGTCACGGGCGCCCCCCCGGGGGCGAGGACGACGGGGCGGAGCTGCGTCGGCGCCGAGGCCTGCGCCTGGCGGGCCGCCTGTCGCGCCACGCGCACGATCTCGTCCGGCGTGATGGTGCTGCTGGCGGCGAATCCCCACGCCCCGTTCACCAGGACACGCACCCCGAAGCCGAACGTCTCGTTGTCCACCACCCCCTGCACCCGCCGCTCACGGGTGAAGAGGTTCTGGGTGCGGTTGCGGGAGATGCGGACGTCGGCATACGACGCCCCTGCCCCCTTCGCCGCCTCCAGCGCCCGCATCGCGAGCTCCTTGAAGGCCGGGTCCTGCAGGGGGAGGGCGTCCGGCCCGACCAGGGCCGATGCCGTGCGCGGCGAAATGTGCGTGACGCCGAGCGCGGCGGCCGCGACCGACGAGGCGCGCACGAAGTCGCGTCGAGTGAATGTCACCGGGTAACCTCTGAGGTGAGTGGGCGGTGGTACAACGGCTGGCGCGCCGCAGATGTTGACCGGCGCTCATGCTTCGGCGCGTCCATGGGCGGCCAAGCGGGAGAGCCCCATCGCGAGAGCCCTACCGCGAGAGCCCTACCGCGAGAGCCGCTCGGCGCGAGCCGCTCCCCAGGGGGCTGCCGTCCGCAACGAGGCCGCTCCCCGTTCCGCCTCTCGACCCGTCTCCGCACGTCTTGTGCGTAGTCTCCATATGGAATAGACTTGGGAATACTATCCCCATGGAGTCGCACGTGCGACCATCCAGAGAGCGCGCACCAGCGGACCTCGCGGTCCACGCCCCCGCCGCCCTGCGCACGGTCTTCCACATCGCCGAGTCGTGGCAGCTCTCGGCACGTGAGACGAGGATCCTTCTCGGGAGCCCCCCCGAATCCACGTTCTATAAGTGGAAGGCCGGCAAGGTCGGGGTCGTCTCGCGCGACCTCCTGGAGCGGGTGTCGTACCTCCTCGGCATCTACAAGGCGCTGCAGCTCCTCCTCCCCGATCCCGACGCCGCCGACGCCTGGGTCAAGCGCCCCAACGACGCCCCGCCCTTCAATGGCCGCTCCGCCCTCGATGTCATGCGCTCCGGCAACGTGGCCGACCTCTATCTGGTGCGGCAGTATCTCGACGCGCAGCGCAGCGGGTGGGCATGACGCGTGAGGGCGATGCACCTGACGGGCTCCCCCGCGGCCTCTCCACGGGACCGGCCGACCTCTCCCTGGTTACGTGGGATCCGCCCGTGCGGCGCGTGCGCTGGGAACCGTCCGTTCGCGTCGTCCCGTCGCGCTTCCCGCCCATCGACCTCTTCGAGCGGGTGGCCGACCCGCGCGACTACGATGCGATCTACGCCGTCGAGTCGCTCACCAACACGCGACTGCGCGACGAGGTCGGCGAGCTCTCGCTCGTCCCGCCGCGCGACCGTGTGAGCGGCCCGGGGTCCAGCTGGATCATGGCCCCCTTCACGCACCTCTCGTCAGGCGGCGGGCGGTTCTCCACCGGCGCCTTCGGCGCCTACTACTGCGCCCGCACGCTCGCGACCGCGGTCGCCGAGACGCGGCATCACCGGGAGGCCTTCCTCCGGGCCACGCGGCAGGGCCCCATCGAACTCGACATGCGCGTGATCCACGCGACACTCGACGCCGAGCTGCATGACCTGCGGGGGCTCGCGACGCGACATCCGGAGCTGCATTCGCCCACCGACTACTCGGCGAGCCAGGGGCTCGCGATGCGGCTGCGCGCGGCCGGGTCGTGGGGCCTCGCCTGGGAGAGCGTGCGACACGCGGGGGGCGAATGCGCGGCGGTGCTGCGACCGATCGCGCTTTCGCAGCCGCGACAGGCACAGCACCTCGCCTATGTGTGGGACGGGGTGCGCATCACCCACGTCTATGAGAAGAGGCTGCTCGGCTTCTAGCCGGCAGCGAGAAGAGGCTGCTCGGCTTCTAGCCGGCGCCTGCTACCGCTTCTTGGCGCGCTTCTTCATCGCGATGCCGGCCACGGCCAGCGCGGCCCCGGCGAGCGCGGCTCCGGCTGCGGCGCGCTTGATCGCCTTCTTCTTCTTGTCGCGTCCCGTGACCTTGTCGGCCACCTTCGTCGCCAGCGCCTTGGCGCGCTTCTGGGCCTTCACCGCCGACTGCTTCGCCGTCTTCTTCAGCGTCTTTCCACCCGTGCGTACGGCCTTCTTCGCGGTCTTCGCTAGCGTTGCCATGTGGTTCCTCCGGTAATGGCGTGAGTGACGCGATGCCCCATGATACACCTAACGCCGGATGCGGTCCACGCTTTTCTTCGCGCGCGGCCGCTCAGCGCCGGTGCCCCATGCCCATCCCGTGCTTCCCTTCCGAGAGCGACCAGACGTATGCCGCGGCGGCACGCAGCTGCTCGTCGGGGAGCGGAAGCGGCGCCATCAGCCCGAAGCGTTCGATCGCCATCGGCGGCATCAGCGACTTCTCCTTTGCCGGCGCCTTGATCCACGCCACGATCCGTTCGAGCGCGGCATCGCGATCGCCCTCGAGCTGCATCCGGTAGCGGTGCGAGACGTGCGCCAGCGGCGGCGCGAGCTTCGCGGGCGGCTGCTCGGTGTGGCACGCGGCGCAGACGGTGGTCACCAGTTGCTTCCCCTGCGCCAGCAGGGCGGAATCGGGCGCGGTTCCCTGCGCCTCCGCCGCCACTGCGACGCCGGTGCAGAGTGCCGCCGCCGTGATGGCCGTGATGATGCGTTGCATGCTGTCTCCAGGAATCGAGGCGACGCCACCACGTGCCCGCTGGCGGGCCAGTTGGCGGGCCAGCGCGCTCAGCGCGCCGGCGTGGCGTCAGGAATGAAGATCGAGTAGATCCCGCGCAGGTCGCCGGCGGCGAAGCCGAACGCCTTGTCGTTAGGGTAGTTCTTCTTCACGAAGTCCGGGCGCGCATCCCGCTTGCCATGGCACGCCAGGCACGCCGGCTCCACCGTGATGCGGCGGAAGTAGCGCGTTCCCTGCCGTCCCTTGAGCGACGCGCGCACCCACTCCCCCATCACGTCGGGATTCCGGCGCATCTGCATGAAGGCGCGCCGGGCTCCGCCATCGAGCGCGTTGTCCGGATGGCGGTTGCGCTCGGCCAGCTGCGCCACCACCCAGCCGTTCTCCGAGGCGACCTTCATGGCCTGCGCCTTGACCGGCTTGCACACCTGCGCGAAGGTCGAGTCGGTGGCCGCCACCCCGCCCGACGCGAAGGTACGGGCCAGCGACGAGCGGAGGGCGTCCAGCTGCTCCACCTCGCGCACGGCGCGGGCGAGCGCTTCGTTGGGTGCGCCGGGGCGTGTCCCCCCCTGCGCCCCGAGGGAAAGGAACGGAACACCGAGCACAAGGAGCGCGAGCGGCAAGGACGTCGTGGGGAGGCGAGGCATGGCGGACTCCAGCGATGGACTGCCGTATATAACCTGACGGTTATATACAGCCATTCTTCGCGAGGCACAGTCCGGGTTTGCCCTGCGTCGCCCTCCCGTCACCCCGACGGACTGGGCACGCTCACGCCCCCTCGCGCATCGGCACCCACACCCGCATCCGATCCCGCATCCGCGATCGCCCCCGCGATCGCTCACTCCGCGGGAGCGTCGAACTCCGGCGCCTGCAGGGCGCGGGGGGCGAGGTCCAGCGGCTCCACCTCCTGGATGGCGCGCGGCGACTCCACCCCCAACTCCCGGAACTTGCGCGCCGAGACCAGGACGCGTGACTCGATGGTCCCGACCGCGTTGTTGTACGCATCCACCGCCGTCCGCAGCCCACGCCCCATCCGGTCGAAGTGCTCGGCCAGCTTGCCGACGCGGTCGTACAGCTCCTGCCCCAGGTCGCGCACGCGTTCCGCGTTGGCGGCGATGACCTCCTGTCGCCATCCGTAGGCGATCGTCTTGAGCAGCGCCACCAGCGTCGACGGCCCCGCCAGCAGCACGCGGTTGGCGAAGCCGCGCTCGTAGAGCCCCGGGTCTTCCTGGCACGCCGCAGCCAGGAACGACTCGCCGGGGACGAAGAGGACGACGAAATCGGGCGTCTGGGCGAACTGGTCCCAGTACGCCTTGGTGGACAGCTGCTCCATGTGGGAGCGGAGGTGCGCCGCATGCCGCTTGAGCGCCTGCCCGCGCGCCCCCTCGTCAGGCGCCTCCAGCGCGTCGAGGTACCCCTGGAGGGCGACCTTCGAGTCGACCACCACGGTCTTCCCGCCGGGAAGCTTCACCACCAGGTCGGGGCGCTGGCGCCCCTCGGCGCCATCCACGCTCTGCTGCTCCTGGAAGTCGGCGTGCTCCTCCATTCCCGACATCTCGACCACGTTTCGCAGCTGCAACTCCCCCCACCGCCCGCGCACCTGCGGCGCCCGCAGCGCCTTGGTCAGGTTCTGCGTCTCCACCTGCAGCCGTGTGCTCCCCTCGGCCACCGCGCGCAGCTGCGACTCGAGCGAGGCGAAGGCGCTGATGCGCTGCTTCTCCACGCCGTCCACCACGCCGTGCAGCCGCTCCAGCCCCTCGCGCAGCGGCGCCACCAATTGCTCGACCTCGGCCTTGCGGGCATCGAGGTCGGCCGACGAGTGGGCGCGCATCTCGCCCATCCTGCTCCCCGCGAGTTCGAGGAAGGCGGCCCCGTTCTGCTGCAACACCTCGGTGGCCAGCGCCGAGAAGGCGTCCTTGAGCCGCGCCTCCGAGCTGGAGAGGAGGGCGAGCTTCTCCTCTACCGCACGCTGCTCGGCCTCGTTGCCGGCGCGCAGCGCGGCGAGCGATTCGCGCGCCTCAGCCAGGGCGCGTTGCAGCTGGGCCAGCTCCTGGCGGGCGGTGGCCAGCTCGCCGCGGGCGGTGGTGAGGTCGGCGGCAGCCCGATCGCGGTCGGCGCGCAGCTGCTGCTGGGTGCCGCGCAGGGCGAGCCAGGTGAGGAGGGCGCCGGCGACCCCGGCCGCCACCGCCACCAGAAGCACTACGGAGTTCACGGGGGGCAGGGCTCGAGTCAGGAGATGCGACCGTCTGCGAGTGCACGAATCGCTCGGGATGAACCAGCGACCAACGTAACCACGGCCGGTGACACCCGCCTCGGGGGCGCTGTCGGCCGCGAGCGCGGTCGGCAACCGACGCCGGCGCCACCCTACCCCACCCCCGCCAGCTCCACCAACGCCCCCGCGCACCCCACCCCCACCAGCTGCGCCCGCACGCGCACCACCGCCTCCCGCGGCACTGCCTCCGTGTGCGCCGCCGCGTTCCGCACCTCCGCCACCATGCGCACCACCGACGGAAGCGACCCGGTGAACCAGCGCCCCTTGCGGAGGTGCTCACCGAGCCACGCCACGCGCGCGTCGTCCCTGTCGATCGCGTCGGCCAGCGCGCCTAACGTCCAGTTCGTCCCGTCGGCCAGGTCGCGCGTCGTCCCGTCCACGTTCGCCAGCCGCACGTCGCGCGGCGCCCGCCGCAGCGCGTGGCGCAGCACCAGGTTCACCTGCAGCTCCAGCGCCCGCGCCAGGTTCACCGCTACCGGGGACAAGTCGAACGCCGCATCGCGATGGTGCGCCCGGAAGATCTGCTCGGCCGAGGCGATGAACGAGCGCGCCGCCGGGTCGAGCGCCTCCCACAGCGCCGGGCCGAAGCGATGGTCGCGCAACTCCGCCTGCATCGCGGCGTTCCCTCCCTGCTCGGCGTCGAACTCCACCCAGAAGCGCCCGTTCGTGTAGCGCTCCCGCAGGGCGGCGTCGAACCACCGCACCTCGTCGTCGCGCCACACGAGCAACGGAAGGTCGACCATCCCGCCGTACAACGACACCGGACGGTCGTGATAGTGCACGTTGCGCAGCTTCTTGAGCTCGGCGA
The window above is part of the Gemmatimonadetes bacterium SCN 70-22 genome. Proteins encoded here:
- a CDS encoding integrase, which produces MRATAAINALDHEADIATVLEWLGHANIATTRRYDRRKTRSVDSPTFKVRY
- a CDS encoding peptidase C69; this translates as MSAPRSLYVEGAPILSRDEAQALAKRVLSFATADATRVTIRSAARANSRFAVNQISTAGDNFDTVVTVLSTYGKRSATATTNKLDDAALRQVVANSEKLARLSPEDPEAMPELGPQEYAESAGWSDATALLDPVARAGAIRTITEPARGAGLVSTGYIESRGTALAIANNKGLFAYSRTTEAVLTTTVRTPDGQGSGWGGAAHWDWSKIDARALGATAIQKARASQNAVAIEPGRYTVILEPTAVGNLVQLLLGAMNARNADEGRSFFTKQGGGNKIGMKVMDERVTLVSDPLDPDIGTNTFAADGLPLKRTVWIENGVVKNLAYDRYWAQKQGKEANTGGGGGGFGGFGGGGAGLKMMGGDQSLEELIAGTERGILVTRFWYIRPVDPRTVLYTGLTRDGTFLVEKGKITKAVKNFRFNESPVFMLNNLEAMSRAIRVSASESGNTGQAIVVPAIRTREFAFTSLSDAV